The following proteins come from a genomic window of Nicotiana tomentosiformis chromosome 12, ASM39032v3, whole genome shotgun sequence:
- the LOC138903147 gene encoding uncharacterized protein: MSVREYNLQFDSLARYALTIVAMMEDQVHQFVMGLDPHLLNDWKANIVADALSRRSMGSLSYLQPDKSRITHEIHQLAILGVRLLDPSDTGVTIQDTTISSLVTEVKECSTRTPWLHRQVMGETHYSRYSVHPGVTKMYHDIREIYWWDGMKKDIAKFVAQCPNC; the protein is encoded by the exons atgagtgttcgagagtacaaccttcagtttgattctttggctaggtatgctctcACTATTGTAGCTATGATGGAGGATCAGGTTCACCAGTTCGTGATGGGATTGGATCCACACCTGCTtaatgact ggaaggcgaatATAGTAGCCGATGCCCttagccgtagatctatgggtagcctgtcatatttacagccagataAGAGTAGGATaacccatgagattcatcagctagctattcttggagttcgattactggacccaagtgataccggagttactattcaggacacgacaataTCCTCTTTAGTAACCGAAGTGAAGGAATGCAGTACAAGGACCCCAT GGTTGCACCGACAGGTTATGGGAgagactcactattctcgttattctgtcCATCCAGGAgtaacaaagatgtatcatgatattagggaaatatattggtgggacggaatgaaaaaggatatagcaaaGTTTGTTGCTCAATGCCCTAACTgttag
- the LOC138903146 gene encoding uncharacterized protein has translation MRDCPNRDSGGMAQPASSATRSSMFVHPSGRKSQSSADRGRGRGRGSSSCVNQNHIYALAGRQDQESSPDVVTVILTICSHDAYALIDLRSTLSYITLFGAGKFGIVLEILSNPFAVSTLVGESIIARRVY, from the coding sequence atgcgagattgtccaaatagagattctgggggtatggcacaaccagcaagtTCAGCAACAAGATCATCTATgttcgtgcatccttcagggcgcaagtctcagtcttcggctgacagaggtcgaggcagaggtagaggttccagttcatgTGTTAATCAGAACcatatctatgctttagcgggtcgacaggaccaggagtcttcaccagacgttgtgacagttatattgaccatttgctctcatgatgcttatgccttgatagacttAAGGTCTACATTATCATATATTACCCTATTTGgcgcggggaagtttggtatagttcTTGAAATACTAAGtaatccttttgcggtatctacactggtcggggaatcgattattgctagacgggtttactga